A stretch of DNA from Posidoniimonas polymericola:
AAGTCTTGCGGCTGCGGCAGCTCGTTCCAGGCCTAAGCGGCCGGGCGACAGAATATTGAGCACGGTCATCGGAACAACCGAGGCCGGCGGGTAATGCCCGCCGGCCTTTTTTTGTCGGCCTGTGCGGCACAACCGCTACGACCGGCTTGGTGGCGACGCGGACTAGTGCAGGCTGACGCGTTATCGACCCGGGTCGGTTGCCCGAACCGAAAGTAGAGCTAGGCTTCCAACAGAGGGCGAGACCCTCTCGAGGGTGTGGAGCTCGGGCACAGCCACACGACTCGCCGCGTGTCAGCCCCGCGTAGGAAGCCGCGGGGGGCATCCTTCACCACCAACCTGTGCCACGCCAATGCGCCAAGCAATCCTCACATTTCTGAAGAGCGAAGACGGGCCAACCGCGGTCGAGTATGCGGTGATGCTCGCGATGATCGTCGTGACGTGCATCGGCGCGGTCAACGGGATGGCGAACGCCACCGCGGACAGCTTCGACGACTCCTCGACTGCGATCAATTCCGCCCTGGGCTCCTAGGCCCCCGCAATTGCCCTGTGGGAGACCTTGCGGCCTCGCGCCGTCGGATACCACGGGTCTGGTTTGCAAAGCAGCGATTGAATCGATAAAGTCCAGATCTGCAGTGGTCGATTATACGATCAGAGGTTGGCAAGGTTGCCTGCTTGAGCACGCCCCGGCTGCTCGCACAACCGCCACCACGATCCACAGCGGCTCTTTCAGGTCTGGGATTACCTGCCCCAATCCCCGACGGAAAGGGCCGCTTTTTTTATAGGATCAGCATGGCGTCGCCGTAGCTGTAGAAGCGGTAACGCTCTGCTATCGCCTCGTGGTAGGCGGCCCGGATCAGCTCCGGCCCGCCAAACGTCTGGACCAGCACCAGCAGCGTGGTCGACGGGAAGTGAAAGTTGGTGAGCAGGGCGTCGACCGCCCGGAACTGGTAGGGCGGGCGGATAAACAGGTCCGTTTCGCCGCTCCAGGGCTGCAGCGGCCCGCCCTCGGGCGAGTGGCCCGCAGCGGTCTCCAGCGTCCGCACGGCGGTCGTGCCGACCGAGATCACGCGGCCGCCAGACTCGCGGGTGGCATTGATCTCGGCCGCGGCTGCGGCGGAGAGTTCGCACCACTCGGAGTGCATCTGGTGCTCCTCGATCGAGCCGCCCGAGATCGGGCGGAAGGTCCCCAGCCCAACGTGCAGCGTGAGGGCAGAAAATTCCACCCCACGACTGGCGGTTGACTTGAGCAGCTCCTTGGTGAAGTGCAGCCCCGCGGTTGGCGCCGCCACGGCCCCCGGCCGCTTGGCGAACACCGTCTGGTAGCGGGTGACGTCCTCGTCGACCATCTGGCCGCCGCGGATGTAGTGCGGCAGCGGCACCCGGCCGAGCCTCGTGAGGGCCTCTTCGGTGGGCTCCTCGGGCTGCAGGTGGGCCAGCCACTGCCCTGCCTCGAGGCGTTCGAGCAGCCACAGCTTGCTCGACGGGCGGCCCTCACGGTCGTCGAGGACTACCGACTCGCCCGGCTCCAGCCGGCCCCGGGTCTTGCACACGACGCGCCAGTGGCCCTCTTCGGTGGAACCGAGGTACAGCCCCTGCCAGCGGCCACCCGTTGCGGCCCGCCGTCCAGCAAGCTGCGCTGGGACGACCCGCGTGTCGTTGAGCACCATCCGATCGCCGGGCACCAGCAGCTCCGGGAGGTCGCGCACATGGTGGTGCGATACGGCCTGCTTCTGCCGGTCGATCACCATCAGGCGGGCGTCGGCCCGGTTGCGCAGCGGCTGCTGGGCGATCAGGTCGCGGGGCAGGTCGAACTCGAATAGCAGCGGGTCTTGAGGCATCCAGTAGCAGCGGGTCGTCGGTGTAGTACGGGTTCAGGAACAGACCTCGCATGGTATCGCATCAGGCCCCGGGCCGCGACGCGCACGCTGCTGCGGGCCGGCGGGAAATTTGCGAAAAAAACCTCCGGGGCCGGTGGGGGTTCGTTTCCCGGGGATCAGCTCGATTCTGGTCTGCTGTCGCTGAACAGACGCGCAGACCTGCTGGCGCCGCGTGATGTTGACCGACGAGCAGGGGGTTCTATGTTGTACCGATGGCTCCTCCGGCGGGAGCGCAAGTCCCGCCGCAACGGCCGAACGGCCTGCCGCGGGCGGGGTGATCTGGCCACGTTCACCCCGCCCGCGCGGCCCCGGCCACTTCTCTCGGCACGCCAGGTCCCCCTGTTCTGCTAGCGTCCCGCAGGCGATCATCACGCCTTGCGACAACCGCCGAGAAACGCTACTAACCCACCCCTGCATTGCAGCCCATGTCGACCGTACACGTCCCTGTCTTGCCGACCGAAGTGGTGGACCTGCTGGCGCCCCAGCCAGGCGACATCATCGTCGACGGCACCCTCGGGGGCGGTGGGCACGCCGAGCTGCTAGCAGAGAGGGTAGGACCGGCCGGCCGGGTGATTGGGCTCGACCGCGACCCGGCCGCCGTCGAGCGGGCCGCCGAGCGGCTCGCCGGGCTGCCGGTGGACGCCTACCACGCGAACTACATCGACCTGCCCGAGCTGCTCAAGGAGCTTGAGACGCCGCTTGTGAACGGCGTGCTGCTCGACCTGGGGCTCTCGAGCGACCAACTCGAAGACGACGAACGAGGATTCAGTTTCGACAGCGACGGTCCCCTCGACCTGCGGTTCGACACCAGCCGGGGCGAGCCGGCCCACCGGCTGGTGGCGAGGCTCAGCGCCGAGCACCTGGCCGACCTGATCTACAACTACGGAGAAGAGAAGTTGAGTCGACGGATCGCACGCAAGATCGTCGAGGCCCGACGCCGTGAGCCGGTGCACACGTCGCGTCAGCTAGCGGCGATTATCCGGTCCGCTGTAGGCGGGCGGTACGAGAAGCGGCTCAACCCGGCGACACGGACGTTCCAAGCACTGCGGATCGCCGTCAACGACGAACTCAAGTGCGTCGACGACGCCGTCCGCCGGCTGCCGGATTGCCTGGCCCCCGGCGGACGCATCGCAATCATCAGCTTCCACTCCCTCGAAGACCGACGAGTAAAACAAGCGTTCCGCGCAGACGACCGGCTGCGGCTGATCACCAAGAACGCCGTGCGGCCTGGCGAAGAAGAAACAGCGAACAACCCGCGTGCGAGGAGCTCCCGGCTCCGCGTCGCCGCGCGGGTGGCAACCGACGAATAGCCGAATGATGAACGACAGCCCCAACGCATCGCCCCACCACGAGCGAACAACCATCACCGCACGGACCGTAGGCTGGGCCCTCAGCGCCGCCACGATTGGTTCGCTGCTGCTGGGCCTGATGGTCGTGGAGTACTTCGGAAAGGTCTCCGACCGACCGCCGATAGAGCGAGAGCCGGAGCCCCTGGTGAGCCAGAAGCCGACACTCCCGCCACCGCCTACCAAGCTGCGCTCGATGAGTCGCCGCGGAAGCAGCGAGGCGCCGCAGGAGGGCTTCGAATGGATTGCGCCGGCAGAGGCCGCCCCGGCGTCACCGGACGATTACGGCGCCCGACTCGGCGATGCCGCCACCGCGCCTGGCCTGCACTAAGTACTAGCCGCTACTCCCTGATCGGGGGCAGCAGCTTGAAGGCGTCGGCTTCCGGGCCAGTCTGGACTTCCTGCACCGCCACGCTTTGACTCCGCCGGACCGGTTCGGGGTCGACCGTCGACTGCGGGGCCGAGGCGACCTGCATGCCCACCGCCGGCCCGAGCGACTGCAGCGAAGTCGCCGCGGCTGTCAGGGTCGGATCGATCCGCACGGCGTCTCGGAAGCAGACAGCGGCGGCTTCTACTTCTCCCTTGGCCGCCAGCAGCTGGCCGAGGTTGTACTTCGCGGCGCCGGCCGGGTGTACCGCCGCGAGGTGGCTCTCGGCCGCGGCGGGCTCGCCCAATTCGATCAGCACCTTCGCGATGTTGTTCCGGTAGAGCGTTTTCTCCGGCCGCAGTGAGACGGCCGAGCCTAGCAGTTGGGCCGACTCGGTCAGCCTGCCCTGCCGGGCGCAGCAGAGTGCCAGGTCGTTCAGCAGGGCCGGGTTGCGTGGGGAGGTCGCTAGGGCGCGGCGGTACATCTGCTCGGCCAGGCCGAGCTGCTCGCGGCGGTCTTCGAAGTGGCCGATCTCGCGCAGGGTAGCCGCGTCGTTCGGAGCCTTCTGAAGCGCTTGGCTGAAGCACTGCCGGGCGCCGGCGTAGTCCTGCTGCATCTCCGCGAGCTGCGCCTTAACGACCCAGGCCTTGGGCGAGAGGTCGCCGGTGGGGTTCTGCAGTGAAACGACGCCAGGCTTGGCGGCGCCCTGCACGCGGTCGAGGCCCGACGCCCCGGCCGCCGTGGAGCCGACCCGCGGCGACCACCAAGCCCGTGCGTTCTCCGCCGCAGCGGTTGACGGAGCGACGGCCGACGGTTGCGGGGCAGGCTGGTCATCGCCACGCCACAGCTTCGACCAGAAGCCCTGGCCCGACGGCTGAGCCGGAGCGGCCGCGGAGTGGATCATGCCAGGGGCGGCCAGGCACGACTGGCCCGCCATGGCGACAATGATGGCGGTCGCAAAGTTCTTGACGGGCACGACGGGCCTCCCTGCTGACCGGCTGTTCCGCCGGCTTGTGGCGTTGACGCTACGCGCCACGGAATCCTTTCCGCGGCCTCCACTTGTCGATCGGCGACGGCTGCTACTCGTTCTCTCCGGTGCTGACCGGCAGCGTCGGCACCCGCATGTTCTGGCGGAACTGCGTGTTCACGAAGTCAACCGTCGATGCGGGCCGCCCCTCGGAGACGATGTGCGTTTCCGCGACCCGCGGCGCCTCGCCGTCCTGGGCGATGAGCTCCGCGTACTTGGTGATGGTGTCGATCCGGGTCTTGGTGACCTCCGGGTCGATCGACCGCTCGACGAACATCCGCCGGTAGGCGGGCGGAGCCTGGGTCATGATCCACTGGATCTTGAGTTCGCCGGCCTGGGTGAGCTCGGACGAGTCGGTCTTGAAGTGGTGCTCGGCCATCAGGTTCTGACGCCGCCAGCCGTTGCTGACCATGGCGTTGAAGGGGGAGTGGGCGGTGACCCGGTCCGGGCAGACGTAGGGCGACGGCCAGGGCCGGTTGATGTTGTAGATGTCGTGGCAGTAGTCGAAGGCCGTCTGGGCCGGCCGCGGGGTAGGAGCAGCCCCGCACGACCCGACGCAGCCGGCGCAGTTGTCCCCCCACCAGAAGCCGCTGACGGGGGTGGTGAGCGTTACGCACGCGGCCAGCACGACGCTGCTGAGGCAGAGATTCCGATCCATGGTTCTCGTTTCCGGCTTGAGTCTAGAGTCGACGGCCCGCCTTGAGCGACGCCCATCCGCGGCGTTTGAAGGCGCCGGACCACACCGTGGATATCGACGCGCTCGAAGCGACAACTGCGGAACTTCTAGACGTACCCATGCAACCGCTACGGCTTGCCCAGGCTCCCACCGGGATGCAACGCCAGCAGTGCTGGCGCTAGTTGCCCTGCATCGCCGGGAACATCTCGTTGATCATCGTGATCGCGGCGGGACCCACCAGCACCACGAAGATCGCCGGGAAGATGAAGATCACCAGCGGGAAGATCAGCTTCACCGCGGTCTTGGCCGCCTTCTCTTCGGCCATCTGGCTCCGGCGGGTCCGCATGGAGTCGCTCTGCACGCGGAGCGCCTGCGCCACGCTGGAGCCGAACTTGTCTGCCTGGATCAGGATTGCGGATAGCGCCTTCAGGTCGTCCACGCCGGTCCGCTGACCCAGATCGTGCAGCACGTCGTTGCGGGCGCGGCCCATCTGCAGGTGCAGGTTGCACAGGCCGAACTCTTCCGCAAGCACCGGGTACGACTTGGCCATTTCGTCGCTCACCTTGCGCATCGCCTGGTCCAGGCCAAGACCCGCCTCGACGCACACCACCATCAGGTCGAGCGCGTCGGGCATGCCGTAGAAGATCTGGTCCTGGCGGCTCTTCTTGATGAAGTGCACGACAATGTCCGGCAGGTAGAACATCAGACCGGAGATCGCGACAGTAATCATGCCCGCCTCTTGGGTCAGGCCCTTGATGACCGCCATCGACCCGCCGCCGACAAAAAAGCCGACCACCAGGCAGAGGAACTTCATGCCGAGGAAGACGCTGGTGGCGGTCTCGCCGCGGAAGCCGGCGTGCTGCAGTCGCTGCTTCAGCTTGCCTTCTTCGGCCTCGGTCTTGGGCTGCAGCGGGGCCGCCAGCCTGGGCGACGCCGACTTCAACATCTTGGTCATCGACGAGTCGCGTTGCTTGTCGCCGTGGCGTGTGCGGGGGTCGCTCAACTCCGCCAGACGCTCGGCGGTGCGGGCGTTGCCGCCGCCTCCGAAGAACTCGAAGAGACCCCACATACCGGCCACGACAGCGCCGAAGATGGCGAATTTGGTCAGGAGCGCAGAGCTGATGACGGCGGCGAGCACGAGCATGGCGTTGACTTGGGTTGTCTGTACGGTCGTTGACGTGACGCGGGGCAGGCGCCCGACGTTAGACTCGGATGTTGATAATCTTGCGGATCACGATCGCGCCGAGCAGCTGCATCACCACGCCGCCCACCAGCATCTTCTTGCCGAGTTCGTCAGTGAACAGCAGCATCAGGTAGTCGGGGTTCATCTGGTAGACCGTGGCAAACAGCGTCGGCGGCAGCGCCAGCAGCACGATGCCGGACAGCCGGCCCTCGCCGGTGAGCGCCTGGACCTGGCCCCAGATCTTGAAGCGTTCGCGGATCAGGCGGCCGATCTTGTCGAGGATCTCCGCCAGGTCGCCACCGGTCTGGCGTTGCAGCACGACCGCGGTCACGAAGAACTTGAGGTCGAGGTTCGGCACCCGGTCGGCCAGGTGGTCGAGGGTTTCTTCCATCGGCATGCCGAGGTTCTGCTCCTCGAACGCGCGGCCGAACTCTTTGGCGATCGGCGCGGACATCTCCTGGGCCACCAGGTTCATGCCGGCGCCCAGGCTGTGGCCGGCGCGCAACGCGCGGGCGATGAGCTCGAGCGCTTCGGGGAGCTGGGCGGCAAACTTCTTGAGCCGGCTCTTCCGCTTCATCATCAGCCACAGGAACGGCAGGAAGAGGAAGATCGCCGCCACGATCGGGGCGAACTTGACTGGCAGCCCGGCCAGCGTCGGCAGCACGAAGCCGATCGTCCCGCTCACCACACAGACCAGCAGAAACTTGCTGACCGTGAACGAGACGTCCGCCTGCTCGAACATCATCTTCAGGTTGAGGTACTTGACGAGCGACTTCTCCAGCAGGCCGGCGCCCTCGACCGACACCCGCATCATGTCGCCGGCGACCGAGGCTTCGGCGCCCGCCTTGCCGGCAGACTTCTGGCCCGTCAGGACGCTCAGCCGGTCCTCCATGTCCGCGTCTTTGTCGCCGCGGAGCAGCGCCGACACGGCCGCGACCATCAGGGCCACGCCGCCAAAGACGCTCGCGTATATGATCCAAGGAGACATAAGAGAACCGACTCGTGATTCAGGATTTGCTAGTGGTTGGTCGCTTGCGTTCGGGCGGGTTCAGGCGGCCCCACCGCGGAACGGCCTAGTCGCGCATCATGATCCGTTCGCGGAACGTGCTAGCGGGGAGCCTCACGCCGGCCTGCTCCAGCCGGTCCATGAAGGCGGGCCGGATGCCGGTCGAGATGAAGTGCCCGATGGCGCGGCCGTTCGCGTCGACGCCGTCCTGCACCCATTTGAAGATGTCCTGCATCACGATCGTGTCCTGCTCCATGCCGAGGATCTCCGTGATGTGGGTCACCTTACGCGGACCGCCCTGCAGGCGGTTCGACTGGACAACCAGGTCGACCGCGCTGGCGATCTGCGTCCGCATCGCCTTGGCCGGCATCTCGAAGCCGGCCATCATGATCATGGTCTCCAGACGTGAGATCGCGTCGCGGGGGGTGTTCGCGTGGCAGGTGGTCAGCGAACCCTCGTGGCCCGTGTTCATCGCCTGGAGCATGTCGAGCGTCTCGCCGCCACGACACTCGCCGATGATGATGCGGTCGGGTCGCATACGCAGGCAGTTCTTGACCAGGTCGGTCGCGCTGACGCGGCCCTTGCCCTCGATGTTGGGCGGGCGGGTCTCGAGCCGGA
This window harbors:
- the queA gene encoding tRNA preQ1(34) S-adenosylmethionine ribosyltransferase-isomerase QueA — protein: MPQDPLLFEFDLPRDLIAQQPLRNRADARLMVIDRQKQAVSHHHVRDLPELLVPGDRMVLNDTRVVPAQLAGRRAATGGRWQGLYLGSTEEGHWRVVCKTRGRLEPGESVVLDDREGRPSSKLWLLERLEAGQWLAHLQPEEPTEEALTRLGRVPLPHYIRGGQMVDEDVTRYQTVFAKRPGAVAAPTAGLHFTKELLKSTASRGVEFSALTLHVGLGTFRPISGGSIEEHQMHSEWCELSAAAAAEINATRESGGRVISVGTTAVRTLETAAGHSPEGGPLQPWSGETDLFIRPPYQFRAVDALLTNFHFPSTTLLVLVQTFGGPELIRAAYHEAIAERYRFYSYGDAMLIL
- a CDS encoding Flp family type IVb pilin; amino-acid sequence: MRQAILTFLKSEDGPTAVEYAVMLAMIVVTCIGAVNGMANATADSFDDSSTAINSALGS
- a CDS encoding type II secretion system F family protein; the encoded protein is MLVLAAVISSALLTKFAIFGAVVAGMWGLFEFFGGGGNARTAERLAELSDPRTRHGDKQRDSSMTKMLKSASPRLAAPLQPKTEAEEGKLKQRLQHAGFRGETATSVFLGMKFLCLVVGFFVGGGSMAVIKGLTQEAGMITVAISGLMFYLPDIVVHFIKKSRQDQIFYGMPDALDLMVVCVEAGLGLDQAMRKVSDEMAKSYPVLAEEFGLCNLHLQMGRARNDVLHDLGQRTGVDDLKALSAILIQADKFGSSVAQALRVQSDSMRTRRSQMAEEKAAKTAVKLIFPLVIFIFPAIFVVLVGPAAITMINEMFPAMQGN
- a CDS encoding type II secretion system F family protein → MSPWIIYASVFGGVALMVAAVSALLRGDKDADMEDRLSVLTGQKSAGKAGAEASVAGDMMRVSVEGAGLLEKSLVKYLNLKMMFEQADVSFTVSKFLLVCVVSGTIGFVLPTLAGLPVKFAPIVAAIFLFLPFLWLMMKRKSRLKKFAAQLPEALELIARALRAGHSLGAGMNLVAQEMSAPIAKEFGRAFEEQNLGMPMEETLDHLADRVPNLDLKFFVTAVVLQRQTGGDLAEILDKIGRLIRERFKIWGQVQALTGEGRLSGIVLLALPPTLFATVYQMNPDYLMLLFTDELGKKMLVGGVVMQLLGAIVIRKIINIRV
- a CDS encoding tetratricopeptide repeat protein, whose protein sequence is MPVKNFATAIIVAMAGQSCLAAPGMIHSAAAPAQPSGQGFWSKLWRGDDQPAPQPSAVAPSTAAAENARAWWSPRVGSTAAGASGLDRVQGAAKPGVVSLQNPTGDLSPKAWVVKAQLAEMQQDYAGARQCFSQALQKAPNDAATLREIGHFEDRREQLGLAEQMYRRALATSPRNPALLNDLALCCARQGRLTESAQLLGSAVSLRPEKTLYRNNIAKVLIELGEPAAAESHLAAVHPAGAAKYNLGQLLAAKGEVEAAAVCFRDAVRIDPTLTAAATSLQSLGPAVGMQVASAPQSTVDPEPVRRSQSVAVQEVQTGPEADAFKLLPPIRE
- the rsmH gene encoding 16S rRNA (cytosine(1402)-N(4))-methyltransferase RsmH, which encodes MSTVHVPVLPTEVVDLLAPQPGDIIVDGTLGGGGHAELLAERVGPAGRVIGLDRDPAAVERAAERLAGLPVDAYHANYIDLPELLKELETPLVNGVLLDLGLSSDQLEDDERGFSFDSDGPLDLRFDTSRGEPAHRLVARLSAEHLADLIYNYGEEKLSRRIARKIVEARRREPVHTSRQLAAIIRSAVGGRYEKRLNPATRTFQALRIAVNDELKCVDDAVRRLPDCLAPGGRIAIISFHSLEDRRVKQAFRADDRLRLITKNAVRPGEEETANNPRARSSRLRVAARVATDE